The following coding sequences are from one Bradyrhizobium sp. 200 window:
- a CDS encoding GNAT family N-acetyltransferase gives MVTTRKVFVDDATTVTHMVAALLAELGAGQEQAGLDIQLVADFLAMKERVYGFLAFTEERPVGIIMLSESAALFARGTYGIITELYVVPDQRSSGVAMRLIEAAVGLGTVKGWGQLEVGAPRQPMWSRSPNSALYLKAGFAELGPRLKLPLHGLANPRAQGDLAGRSRLDPRRQRARCRRVPNSSAGRFA, from the coding sequence ATGGTGACCACGCGTAAAGTGTTTGTCGATGACGCCACAACGGTGACCCACATGGTTGCTGCCCTGCTTGCCGAACTTGGGGCCGGCCAAGAGCAGGCGGGATTAGATATCCAGCTAGTTGCCGACTTCCTCGCCATGAAAGAGCGCGTCTATGGATTTCTCGCTTTTACCGAGGAACGCCCTGTCGGCATCATCATGTTATCGGAAAGCGCCGCCCTTTTTGCGCGCGGAACCTACGGCATTATCACCGAACTCTACGTGGTGCCGGATCAGCGATCGTCTGGGGTCGCGATGCGCCTCATTGAGGCTGCCGTGGGCCTGGGGACGGTGAAAGGCTGGGGCCAGCTTGAAGTGGGGGCGCCGAGGCAGCCGATGTGGAGCCGCAGCCCCAACTCAGCATTGTACTTGAAAGCCGGTTTTGCAGAGCTCGGCCCACGCCTCAAGTTGCCGTTGCACGGCCTCGCTAACCCACGTGCGCAAGGCGATCTTGCCGGGCGATCGCGGTTAGATCCTCGGCGGCAACGCGCACGATGCCGACGTGTCCCGAATTCATCTGCTGGAAGATTTGCATGA